GGGGGCATCAGTTCACGCCACGGCCGAATTTCATCGGAGCCGGGTGTCTGAAAGGCGTCAGCGCGGGGCCATGGTCGCCCCGGAGTTCACCGAGGCTCTCAGGGCCGCGGCCTGCGCTGATGCGGAACAATTGATCTCTCTCCCAGTTGCGTTCCCTTGTGGGGGTCACGTATGGACGAGCGCGAGTGCGCCGCCGATGGCGAAATCCATTCGGCCGACTATTCGGTTTCCGGGACGGGGGTGGTAAGGAATTCGGCGTCCCGCATTCTCCGTGTCGTCGCCTACCCCGTCCTCCTCCTCGCGGTCGTGGGCGTTGCGGCGTTCGCATTGCGTCTGCGATGGGATCCGGCATGGGTGGGACCGCTTTTCCTCATCGGGGTGATCGCCTATCTGGCGCTCCTGGAGCGCTTGATTCCTTACGACCCGGACTGGCACCCCGGAAAGGACGAGTGGCGCTGGTACGGCATCTACTTCCTGCTCACCATGGCCGGAAGCGGACTGGCGCAGCTGCTGGTCGCTCTGGCCGTCGGCCTGATCTCGCCGGAGGAACCGGCCCGCCACCTCTGGGCCGAGATCCCCGGCGCCCTCCTCACCGGATCGCTGGTGAGCTACGCCGTGCACCGGCTGGGCCATCGGAACGCCCTGCTCTGGCGCCTGCACGGGGTGCATCACGTGCCGGAGAAGGTCAACGTCGCCAACAACGGGGTCAACCACGTGCTGGACATCGTCCTGGCGCAGAGCCTCGTCCAACTGGCCCTGGCCCTCGTCGGCTTCTCGCGCCCCGCCGTCCTGGTGGCCGGCCTCTTCGTCGCCGCGCAGGGCTACTTCGTCCACGCCAACATCGACGTCCGCATCGGCCCGCTCAACCATCTGCTGGCCGGCCCCGAGCAGCACCGCCTGCACCACAGCACCGATCTGTCCGAAGCCGGCCACTACGGCTCCGACCTGTCGTGCTGGGACCACCTCTTCGGCAGCTTCACCTGGCGCCCCGGCCGCGAACCCACCGCCGTCGGCCTGCACGATCCCGCCTCGTTCCCCGAAACCGGCGAGATCCTCGCAGCCCTTCTGCACCCCTGGCGACGCAGACCCGCCCCGCGCCCCGGACCGGAGTGACCGCCGCCCCCGCCTCGTGCTTCACCACGAATCACCGCACCACGACCTGAGGAGTTCGAATGGCCGACGCGAACAGCCGGGCGTTACGGGACAAGGTGGCGATCATCGGGATGGGCTGCCGCCTGCCCGGCGGCGCCTCGGACCACCGCTCGTTCTGGCGGAACCTGGTGGCGGGCAAGGACTGCATCGTCCCCACCCCGCCCGACCGGTACGACGTCCGCACGCTCGGCAGCCGGTTCCGCGACAAACCCGGGCGCCTCGTCGGCGGCCGCGGCGGATACATCGACGGCTTCGACGAGTTCGACCCCGCCTTCTTCGGCATCAGCCCCCGCGAGGCCGACCACATGGACCCGCAGCAGCGGAAGCTCCTCGAAGTGGCCTGGGAGGCGCTGGAGGACGGCGGCCAGCGCCCCGCCGACCTCGCCGGAGGCAACGTCGCCGTCTACGTCGGCGCCTTCACCCTGGACTACAAGATCCTGCAATTCGCCGATCTGGGCTTCACCTCGCTGGCCGCCCACACCGCGACCGGGACCATGATGACGATGGTCTCGAACCGCATCTCGTACTGCTTCGACTTCCGCGGCCCGAGCCTGTCCGTCGACACGGCGTGCAGCTCCTCCCTGGTCGCCGTCCACCTCGCGTGCCAGGCACTGCACAACGGGGAGACCGACCTCGCACTGGCCGGCGGCACCCTGCTGCACATGGCCCCGCAGTACACCGTCGCCGAGACGAAGGGCGGGTTCCTGTCGCCCGAGGGCCGCTCCCGTACGTTCGACGCCGCCGCCGACGGCTACGTACGGGCCGAAGGCGTCGGCCTCGTCGCGCTGAAGCGGCTGGACGACGCCGTACGGGACGGGGACCGGATCCACGCGGTGATCCTGGCCAGCGGCGTCAACCAGGACGGCCACACCAACGGCATCACCGTGCCCAACCCGGACGCCCAGGTCGACCTGATCCGCCGGGTCTGCGCCGAGGCGGGCATCACCCCCGGCGACCTCCAGTACATGGAGGCGCACGGCACCTCCACCCCGGTCGGTGACCCGATCGAGGCGAACGCCCTGGCCCGCGCGCTCGCCGTCGGACGGGCTCCCGGCGCCCGCGCCTATGTCGGCTCGGTCAAGACCAACATCGGCCACACCGAATCCGCGGCCGGGATCGCCGGGCTGATCAAGACCGTGCTGAGCATCGAGCACCGCACGATCCCGCCCCACATCAACCTGGAGAACCTCAACCCCGCCATCGACCCGGCGACCCTGCCCTACGAGATCCCCACCCGGCCCACCGACTGGCCCGCTCACGATGGGCCCGCCCGCGCCGGGGTGAACTCCTTCGGTTTCGGCGGTACCAACGCCCACGTCGTCCTGGAGGAGGCCCCGCCGCAGGTTCCCCCGGCCCCCGGGAGCACCGCGTCTTCCGGGCGGCGCTGGAGCATCCTGCCGCTCAGCGCCCGCCGCCCGGGCGCCCTCGCGGAGATGGCGGCCGGGATCCGGGCCGAGCTGGCGGGCGACAACGGCCCGGCCGTGGCCCTCGACGACCTCGGCCACACCCTGGCCCACCGCCGCCAGCACCTGCCCGAACGGCTGTGTGTCGTCCACTCCTCCCGCGCCTCTCTCGACGAGGCCCTGGCCGCCCACGAGCGGGGCGAGCCGCACCCCCGGGTCGTTCACGGCCGGGCCCGGGACGCCGCCGACCGCAAGCTGGTCTGGGTCTTCACCGGCATGGGCCCCCAGTGGTGGGGCATGGGCCGGCAACTCCTGGAAGCGGAACCGGTCTTCCGGGACGCCGTCACCGCGTGTGACCGCGCGCTGCGGGAGTTCGCCGACTGGTCCCTCGTCGAGGAGCTGACCGCCGACGCATCCCTCTCCCGGATGACCGAGACCTGGCTCGCCCAGCCCGCGAACTTCGCCGTACAGGTCGCCCTGGCCGCCCTGTGGCGGTCCCACGGGGTGCGCCCCGACGCCGTGGTCGGCCACAGCACCGGCGAGATCGCCGCCTTCCACGCGGCAGGCGTCTACTCCCTGCGGGACGCGGCCAGGATCGTCGTGCACCGCAGCCGCCTCCAGCAGACCCTGGCCGGCACGGGCACCATGCTCGCCGTCAGCCTGTCCGAGGACGAGGCGGAGCGCCGGGTGCGCCCCTACCGCGACCGGGTCTCCATCGCCGCCGTCAACAGCCCCACCGCGATCACCCTGGCCGGGGACGAGGCGGCGCTGACCCTGCTGGCCGAAGAGCTGCGGGCCGAGCA
This sequence is a window from Streptomyces parvus. Protein-coding genes within it:
- a CDS encoding sterol desaturase family protein; this translates as MDERECAADGEIHSADYSVSGTGVVRNSASRILRVVAYPVLLLAVVGVAAFALRLRWDPAWVGPLFLIGVIAYLALLERLIPYDPDWHPGKDEWRWYGIYFLLTMAGSGLAQLLVALAVGLISPEEPARHLWAEIPGALLTGSLVSYAVHRLGHRNALLWRLHGVHHVPEKVNVANNGVNHVLDIVLAQSLVQLALALVGFSRPAVLVAGLFVAAQGYFVHANIDVRIGPLNHLLAGPEQHRLHHSTDLSEAGHYGSDLSCWDHLFGSFTWRPGREPTAVGLHDPASFPETGEILAALLHPWRRRPAPRPGPE